A window from Actinomycetospora corticicola encodes these proteins:
- a CDS encoding FliA/WhiG family RNA polymerase sigma factor produces MRPAAATMGSAARAVAPAAAPRPLRDVAVRARPTTIHPGQAPDGTKPDEEALVEAGISRMWADYAEAPDDRVVRDRLVLHYAPLVKYVAGRVGTGLPSHVDVADLVQCGIFGLVDAIERFEPDRGRKFEVYAMQRIRGAILDELRSQDWVPRSVRSRAREIERAIERRETREQRSCSDSEIADELGMETGELRSTYGQIAMTSVAALDELVAAGRSGGAGSGSGAPSLADSLPDAGAEDPVAAMESRETRRLLADAIGGLAERDRTIVGLYYFENLTLAEIGKVLGVTESRVCQLHTRAVLRLRARLAESHAD; encoded by the coding sequence ATGCGGCCCGCCGCCGCCACGATGGGTTCCGCCGCCCGTGCCGTCGCGCCGGCCGCCGCTCCGCGCCCCCTGCGCGACGTGGCCGTCCGCGCCCGGCCGACGACCATCCACCCCGGCCAGGCCCCCGACGGGACGAAGCCGGACGAGGAGGCGTTGGTCGAGGCCGGCATCTCGCGGATGTGGGCCGACTACGCCGAGGCGCCCGACGACCGAGTGGTCCGCGACCGGCTGGTGCTGCACTACGCGCCGCTGGTCAAGTACGTGGCGGGCCGCGTCGGGACCGGGCTGCCGAGCCACGTCGACGTCGCCGACCTCGTCCAGTGCGGCATCTTCGGCCTGGTCGACGCCATCGAGCGCTTCGAGCCCGACCGCGGGCGCAAGTTCGAGGTCTACGCGATGCAGCGCATCCGGGGCGCGATCCTCGACGAGCTGCGCTCCCAGGACTGGGTGCCGCGCTCCGTGCGCTCCCGGGCGCGGGAGATCGAGCGCGCGATCGAGCGGCGGGAGACCCGCGAGCAGCGCAGCTGCAGCGACTCCGAGATCGCCGACGAGCTCGGGATGGAGACCGGCGAGCTGCGCTCGACCTACGGGCAGATCGCGATGACGAGCGTCGCCGCGCTCGACGAGCTGGTCGCGGCCGGTCGGTCCGGCGGGGCCGGGTCCGGCTCGGGGGCGCCGTCCCTCGCGGACTCGCTCCCCGACGCCGGCGCCGAGGACCCGGTCGCCGCGATGGAATCGCGGGAGACCCGTCGGCTGCTCGCCGACGCGATCGGCGGGCTCGCCGAGCGCGACCGCACCATCGTGGGTCTGTACTACTTCGAGAACCTGACGCTCGCCGAGATCGGCAAGGTCCTCGGGGTCACCGAGTCGCGGGTGTGCCAGCTGCACACCCGGGCGGTCCTCCGTCTCCGGGCACGTCTCGCGGAGTCGCACGCCGACTGA
- a CDS encoding tyrosine-type recombinase/integrase → MSTADATGTEGLPAALARALEQFTAHLRYERGLSEHTVRAYTGDVSAALRHLVTRIAARRAGTAGAGAVTLVDLDLAALRSWLAQGGVEEPGRRRGEPTDAGGRHDAGRRPVRRTTVARRAASVRAFTAWAVRTGHAPTDAGARLASPRAHRTLPAVLRADQAAAALDNAARGAAERDPIALRDHLLLELLYATGIRVSELCGLDVDDVDDARRTLRVLGKGAKERTVVFGGPAATALDAWRTDGRPALAVAGSPPALLLGARGGRLDPRIARAVVHDAAGSVPGAPDIAPHGLRHSAATHLLEGGADLRSVQELLGHASPATTQLYTHVTADRLRAVHDAAHPRA, encoded by the coding sequence ATCTCCACAGCTGACGCGACGGGCACCGAGGGGCTGCCCGCCGCGCTCGCGCGGGCGCTCGAGCAGTTCACCGCCCACCTGCGCTACGAGCGTGGGCTGTCCGAGCACACCGTGCGGGCCTACACCGGGGACGTCTCGGCCGCCCTGCGCCACCTGGTGACCCGGATCGCCGCCCGGCGCGCCGGCACCGCCGGGGCGGGCGCGGTCACGCTGGTCGACCTCGACCTGGCGGCGCTGCGGTCGTGGCTCGCCCAGGGCGGGGTCGAGGAGCCGGGACGACGCCGCGGCGAGCCGACCGACGCCGGTGGGCGACACGACGCCGGTCGTCGTCCGGTCCGCCGCACGACGGTGGCCCGGCGGGCCGCGTCGGTCCGCGCCTTCACCGCGTGGGCGGTCCGCACCGGCCACGCGCCGACCGATGCCGGGGCCCGCCTCGCGTCCCCGCGGGCGCATCGCACGCTGCCCGCGGTGCTCCGCGCCGACCAGGCGGCGGCCGCGCTCGACAACGCGGCCCGGGGCGCGGCGGAACGCGATCCGATCGCCCTGCGGGACCACCTCCTGCTCGAACTGCTCTACGCCACCGGCATCCGCGTCTCCGAGCTGTGCGGGCTCGACGTCGACGACGTCGACGACGCCCGCCGGACCCTGCGGGTGCTGGGCAAGGGCGCGAAGGAACGCACCGTCGTCTTCGGTGGCCCGGCGGCGACCGCGCTCGACGCGTGGCGCACCGACGGACGCCCCGCCCTCGCCGTCGCGGGCTCGCCGCCCGCCCTGCTGCTCGGCGCCCGTGGTGGGCGCCTCGACCCGCGCATCGCGCGGGCCGTCGTCCACGACGCGGCGGGCTCGGTGCCGGGCGCGCCGGACATCGCACCGCACGGGTTGCGCCACTCCGCGGCGACCCACCTGCTCGAAGGGGGAGCCGACCTGAGAAGCGTCCAGGAGTTGCTCGGGCACGCCTCACCGGCGACGACGCAGCTGTACACCCACGTGACCGCCGACCGTCTGAGGGCCGTTCATGACGCCGCGCATCCCCGAGCCTGA
- the dprA gene encoding DNA-processing protein DprA — translation MTGAVDEAVLLARAFLLRVAEPPAPAVSHLAELLGPVEAAERIRGGADLGPHVGAEVDARRHDDRSAADLAAARALGGRLLVPEDPAWPTAAMADFAGQPGHADWVAPLGLWVRGPASVADLATPGRRSVAVVGSRAASGYGKWVARDWSASFVDAGLVVVSGAALGIDGEAHRGALAAKGTTVAVLACGIDRAYPASHGRLLEGIGSSGLVVSEYPVGAVPARHRFLVRNRLIAALANGTLLVESGHRSGAARTALAAQELGRPVLVVPGPVTSAQSVGNHELLRKGYATVVGNAAHVLQDLAPVGDLLTPPPEREHRSPPRPTDGLSGPAVRVHGALRGHAPKTLPDLVRESGILPRAVAGALDELLAAGLVVPDGERGWSRSV, via the coding sequence GTGACGGGCGCGGTCGACGAGGCCGTCCTGCTCGCGCGCGCCTTCCTGCTGCGGGTCGCGGAGCCCCCGGCCCCCGCGGTGTCGCACCTGGCCGAGCTCCTCGGGCCGGTGGAGGCGGCCGAGCGCATCCGGGGCGGGGCGGATCTCGGTCCGCACGTCGGGGCGGAGGTCGACGCCCGGCGGCACGACGACCGGTCGGCCGCCGACCTGGCAGCCGCCCGCGCTCTCGGCGGCCGGTTGCTCGTGCCCGAGGACCCGGCGTGGCCGACGGCGGCCATGGCCGATTTCGCCGGGCAGCCGGGGCACGCGGACTGGGTGGCGCCGCTCGGGCTCTGGGTGCGGGGACCGGCGTCGGTGGCCGATCTCGCGACCCCCGGGCGCCGCAGCGTGGCGGTCGTCGGGTCGCGGGCGGCGAGCGGCTACGGGAAATGGGTCGCCCGCGACTGGTCGGCCTCGTTCGTGGACGCGGGGCTGGTCGTCGTGTCGGGGGCCGCGCTCGGGATCGACGGAGAGGCGCACCGGGGCGCGCTGGCGGCGAAGGGCACCACGGTCGCCGTGCTGGCCTGCGGCATCGACCGTGCCTACCCCGCCTCGCACGGCCGGTTGCTCGAGGGGATCGGCTCGAGCGGGCTCGTCGTCAGCGAGTACCCGGTCGGCGCGGTGCCCGCGCGGCATCGGTTCCTCGTGCGGAACCGCCTGATCGCGGCGCTCGCGAACGGGACGCTGCTCGTCGAGTCCGGCCACCGCAGCGGTGCCGCCCGCACCGCGCTCGCCGCGCAGGAGCTGGGGCGGCCGGTCCTGGTGGTGCCGGGGCCCGTCACCTCGGCGCAGTCGGTCGGCAACCACGAGCTCCTCCGGAAGGGATACGCGACGGTGGTCGGCAACGCGGCACACGTCCTGCAGGACCTGGCCCCGGTGGGCGACCTCCTCACGCCGCCACCGGAGCGGGAGCACCGGAGTCCGCCCCGACCCACCGACGGGCTCTCGGGCCCGGCCGTCCGGGTCCACGGGGCCCTGCGCGGGCACGCGCCGAAGACGCTGCCGGACCTCGTCCGCGAGTCCGGGATCCTGCCGCGGGCGGTCGCCGGAGCGCTGGACGAGCTCCTCGCCGCCGGGCTCGTCGTGCCCGACGGGGAGAGGGGGTGGAGCCGGTCCGTCTGA
- a CDS encoding YifB family Mg chelatase-like AAA ATPase, with protein sequence MALARSWSIGLHGVDGDLVEIEADVGPGLPGLSLVGLPDAALAEARDRVRAAVVNSGRDWPGRKITLALSPATLPKQGSSYDVALACGVLAADGKVRPSALEGVVLLGELALDGRIRQVRGVLPCVVAARRAGIRRIVVPEDCLEEASLVEDVELLGAGHLADVLAWLDGEGRLSRPPTRPTPPVRPVHEDLGEVVGQERARRAAEIAAAGGHHLLFVGPPGSGKTMIARRLVGLLPDLSVPEAMEVAAVRSLAGALPPDGDLAVTPPFVAPHHGVSAAALVGGGSGLARPGAVSLAHRGVLFLDEVFEFGPHLLDSLRTPMEEGEVRLARKDGVVRYPARFQLVMAANPCPCAPPRPTDCTCRPDAVRRYRNRLSGPMLDRTDLQVELDPITTLDRGPDEQEEDTATVRARVLAARERARRRWADTGWRSNAEVPGPALRRLRPVEPGVTLELDNLLRAGLLTARALDRCLRVAWTVCDLRGGDRPDADDVHDALELKHQGAATGAQR encoded by the coding sequence ATGGCGCTCGCGCGGTCGTGGTCGATCGGACTGCACGGGGTGGACGGCGACCTGGTGGAGATCGAGGCCGACGTGGGTCCGGGGCTCCCGGGGCTGTCGCTGGTCGGGCTGCCCGACGCGGCGCTGGCCGAGGCGCGGGACCGGGTGCGCGCCGCGGTGGTCAACTCCGGACGGGACTGGCCGGGCCGCAAGATCACGCTCGCCCTCTCGCCGGCCACGCTGCCCAAGCAGGGGTCGAGCTACGACGTGGCCCTGGCCTGCGGCGTGCTGGCGGCCGACGGGAAGGTGCGGCCCTCGGCCCTCGAGGGCGTCGTGCTGCTCGGCGAGCTCGCGCTGGACGGGCGGATCCGACAGGTCCGCGGCGTGCTGCCCTGCGTGGTGGCGGCGCGACGGGCGGGCATCCGGCGGATCGTGGTGCCCGAGGACTGCCTCGAGGAGGCGTCGCTCGTCGAGGACGTCGAGCTGCTCGGCGCCGGCCATCTCGCCGACGTGCTCGCGTGGCTCGACGGAGAGGGCCGACTGAGCCGTCCGCCGACCCGACCGACACCTCCGGTGCGGCCGGTGCACGAGGACCTCGGCGAGGTGGTCGGGCAGGAACGGGCCCGCCGGGCGGCGGAGATCGCGGCGGCGGGCGGCCACCACCTGCTCTTCGTCGGCCCGCCGGGCTCCGGCAAGACGATGATCGCCCGCCGCCTCGTCGGCCTGCTGCCGGACCTGTCGGTGCCCGAGGCGATGGAGGTGGCGGCCGTCCGCTCGCTGGCCGGCGCGTTGCCCCCGGACGGGGACCTCGCGGTCACCCCGCCGTTCGTCGCGCCGCACCACGGGGTGTCGGCCGCTGCGCTCGTGGGCGGGGGCTCGGGACTGGCGCGGCCCGGGGCGGTGTCCCTGGCCCACCGCGGGGTGCTGTTCCTGGACGAGGTCTTCGAGTTCGGCCCGCACCTGCTCGACTCGCTGCGCACGCCGATGGAGGAGGGGGAGGTCCGGCTCGCGCGCAAGGACGGCGTCGTGCGGTACCCGGCGCGCTTCCAGCTCGTCATGGCGGCGAACCCCTGTCCGTGCGCCCCGCCGCGGCCGACGGACTGCACCTGCAGACCGGACGCGGTGCGCCGCTACCGGAACCGGCTGTCCGGGCCGATGCTCGACCGCACGGACCTGCAGGTGGAGCTCGACCCGATCACCACGCTCGACCGCGGCCCCGACGAGCAGGAGGAGGACACCGCGACCGTCCGGGCCCGGGTCCTCGCGGCACGCGAGCGGGCCCGCCGGCGGTGGGCGGACACCGGGTGGCGGAGCAACGCCGAGGTGCCGGGGCCGGCGCTGCGACGGCTGCGTCCGGTCGAGCCGGGGGTGACGCTCGAGCTGGACAACCTCCTGCGGGCGGGCCTGCTGACCGCCCGCGCGCTCGACCGCTGCCTGCGGGTCGCCTGGACGGTGTGCGACCTGCGCGGGGGCGACCGGCCCGACGCCGACGACGTGCACGACGCACTGGAGCTCAAGCACCAGGGCGCGGCGACGGGAGCGCAGCGGTGA
- a CDS encoding YraN family protein, producing MVAAKDELGRTGEDLAVEHLTARGLVVLARNWRRREGELDVVATDGDRLVVCEVKTRSGTGYGLPVEAVTRTKAARIRRLAHQWLAESRARWCEVRFDVVSVLLVDGREPQVEHYEGAF from the coding sequence GTGGTGGCGGCGAAGGACGAACTGGGGCGCACGGGGGAGGACCTCGCGGTCGAGCACCTGACCGCGCGGGGTCTGGTGGTGCTCGCGCGGAACTGGCGGCGGCGCGAGGGTGAGCTCGACGTGGTGGCCACCGACGGGGACCGGCTGGTGGTCTGCGAGGTGAAGACCCGCTCGGGCACCGGTTACGGCCTCCCGGTCGAGGCGGTCACGCGCACGAAGGCGGCGCGCATCCGGCGCCTCGCGCACCAGTGGCTGGCGGAGTCGCGGGCCCGGTGGTGCGAGGTGCGCTTCGACGTGGTGTCGGTGCTGCTCGTGGACGGCAGGGAGCCGCAGGTCGAGCACTACGAGGGAGCCTTCTGA
- a CDS encoding DUF2469 domain-containing protein, translating into MSAEDLEKYETDMELSLYREYRDIVSQFSYVVETERRFYLANSVDVAVRNADGEVYFEVRMSDAWVWDMYRPARFVKNVRVVTFKDVNVEELEKPDLRLEDGPFGG; encoded by the coding sequence ATGAGCGCGGAGGATCTCGAGAAGTACGAGACCGACATGGAGCTGTCGCTCTACCGCGAGTACCGCGACATCGTGAGCCAGTTCTCCTACGTCGTGGAGACCGAGCGCCGCTTCTACCTGGCGAACTCGGTCGACGTCGCCGTCCGGAACGCCGACGGCGAGGTCTACTTCGAGGTGCGGATGTCCGACGCGTGGGTGTGGGACATGTACCGCCCGGCGCGCTTCGTGAAGAACGTGCGCGTGGTGACGTTCAAGGACGTCAACGTCGAGGAGCTCGAGAAGCCCGACCTGCGCCTCGAGGACGGTCCGTTCGGCGGCTGA
- a CDS encoding ribonuclease HII: MQPPRAIIRRSSEAWALQSALERHGLGPVVGVDEAGRGACAGPLAVAACILRPNDAKHFDGLTDSKLLSAAERERLAVIVRRRAVDHCVVLVDPTEVDHRGVHAANIDGMRRAVARLGVRPGYVLTDGFPVTGFGVPSLAVPKGDLAAACVAAASILAKTTRDALMAELHERRPEYGFDVHKGYCTPTHTAALAMHGPSPDHRYSFVNVAGAARLAGERAADSPPGPVGHNESFDGYLDDPVAEGGEGP, encoded by the coding sequence GTGCAGCCGCCCCGCGCGATCATCCGACGCTCCAGCGAGGCGTGGGCGCTGCAGTCCGCGCTGGAGCGGCACGGCCTCGGACCGGTCGTCGGCGTCGACGAGGCCGGTCGCGGGGCGTGCGCGGGGCCGCTCGCCGTCGCCGCCTGCATCCTGCGGCCGAACGACGCGAAGCACTTCGACGGCCTCACCGACTCGAAGCTGCTCTCCGCGGCGGAACGCGAACGGCTCGCCGTCATCGTGCGCCGGCGCGCGGTGGACCACTGCGTGGTGCTGGTCGACCCGACGGAGGTCGACCACCGGGGCGTGCACGCGGCCAACATCGACGGCATGCGCCGCGCGGTCGCCCGGCTCGGGGTGCGGCCGGGCTACGTGCTCACCGACGGTTTCCCGGTGACCGGGTTCGGGGTGCCGAGCCTCGCGGTGCCCAAGGGCGATCTGGCGGCGGCCTGCGTGGCGGCGGCCTCGATCCTCGCGAAGACCACGCGGGACGCCCTGATGGCGGAGCTGCACGAGCGGCGCCCGGAGTACGGCTTCGACGTCCACAAGGGGTACTGCACCCCGACGCACACCGCGGCCCTCGCGATGCACGGTCCGAGCCCGGACCACCGCTACAGCTTCGTGAACGTGGCCGGGGCGGCTCGCCTCGCCGGGGAGCGGGCGGCAGACTCACCTCCCGGGCCGGTGGGCCACAATGAGTCGTTCGACGGGTACCTGGACGACCCGGTCGCGGAGGGGGGAGAGGGACCATGA
- the lepB gene encoding signal peptidase I, with protein MPPTDEPGRRYREPRHGGVDPRWGGPAEADPGEDPYGEVNGDRRPAGRHGSPSDEGRFGPASGRHGAPDADPLSGRRPTAEWPPPTALPSGPPRDSWRTPGPGQPPSRPGSPYGQAPPSPPYGQAPPSPPYGQPPASPSYGQAPPPPYGQAPPSPPHGYAPRPPVGRPAGPPSGSQGPFPTTGEQRPFPTTGEQRPAPTAVQAPAEQAPPASPPADRPLLAGGIPPPSQSSASTSGSSAAPDDGSDVTQTTGLGPDTGKHRRGAAAAAGDTQVDGSAVADEERSSGRRRGAAAAGPGRNGSDAGSSGPGRRAKGKDDATGTTPGGKKKRKGSFWRELPLLIVVAIVLTFVIQTFVARIYVIPSASMEQTLHGCTGCANDRVAVDKVSYRFTDPAPGDVVVFKGPPAWLDNDEVGDSEPSGNPIVRGFQDALSLVGLAAPNEKDFVKRVIAVGGQTVQCCDAQNRVLVDGQPLTEPYLYYQSGLGDRQAAFDPVQVPQGQLWVMGDNRNNSADARFHGPVPLSDVIGKVRVVVLPITRWRTVPAIDPQQPTATALAPTTGEGGVPGGTPEVAGALLAVPVVWSGRRLRRALTGATTGAPPDPTRRREGPTLE; from the coding sequence GTGCCACCGACCGACGAGCCCGGCCGCCGCTACCGCGAGCCCCGCCACGGCGGGGTCGATCCGCGGTGGGGCGGGCCCGCTGAGGCCGACCCCGGGGAAGACCCCTACGGCGAGGTGAACGGCGACCGCCGGCCGGCCGGTCGGCACGGGTCCCCCTCCGACGAGGGCCGGTTCGGTCCGGCCTCCGGTCGCCACGGCGCGCCGGACGCCGACCCCCTGTCGGGGCGCCGTCCCACCGCCGAGTGGCCGCCCCCCACGGCGTTGCCCTCCGGGCCGCCGCGTGACTCGTGGCGGACGCCCGGGCCGGGTCAGCCGCCCTCGCGCCCCGGGTCTCCGTACGGTCAGGCGCCGCCGTCTCCGCCGTACGGACAGGCACCGCCCTCACCGCCGTACGGGCAGCCCCCGGCCTCGCCGTCCTACGGCCAGGCGCCGCCCCCGCCGTACGGTCAGGCCCCGCCGTCCCCGCCGCACGGCTACGCGCCGCGTCCCCCGGTCGGTCGCCCCGCCGGTCCGCCGTCGGGCAGCCAGGGGCCGTTCCCGACGACGGGCGAGCAGCGTCCCTTCCCGACGACGGGCGAGCAGCGCCCCGCCCCGACCGCGGTGCAGGCCCCTGCGGAGCAGGCGCCCCCCGCCTCGCCGCCCGCCGACCGGCCCCTGCTCGCCGGCGGCATCCCGCCGCCCTCGCAGTCCTCGGCGTCCACCTCGGGATCCTCCGCGGCTCCCGACGACGGGTCCGACGTCACGCAGACCACCGGGCTCGGCCCCGACACCGGGAAGCACCGTCGCGGCGCGGCCGCGGCGGCGGGCGACACCCAGGTCGACGGCAGCGCGGTCGCCGACGAGGAGCGGTCGTCGGGCCGTCGTCGTGGCGCGGCCGCCGCCGGGCCGGGCCGCAACGGCAGCGACGCCGGGTCCTCCGGCCCGGGCCGCCGCGCCAAGGGCAAGGACGACGCCACCGGCACCACGCCGGGCGGCAAGAAGAAGCGCAAGGGTTCGTTCTGGCGCGAGCTGCCCCTGCTGATCGTCGTCGCCATCGTGCTCACGTTCGTCATCCAGACGTTCGTCGCCCGGATCTACGTGATCCCCTCGGCATCGATGGAGCAGACGCTGCACGGCTGCACCGGCTGCGCGAACGACCGCGTGGCGGTGGACAAGGTGAGCTACCGCTTCACCGACCCGGCGCCCGGCGACGTCGTCGTGTTCAAGGGCCCGCCCGCGTGGCTCGACAACGACGAGGTCGGCGACTCCGAGCCGTCGGGCAACCCGATCGTGCGCGGGTTCCAGGACGCCCTCTCGCTGGTCGGGCTCGCGGCGCCGAACGAGAAGGACTTCGTCAAGCGCGTGATCGCGGTCGGCGGGCAGACCGTGCAGTGCTGCGACGCGCAGAACCGGGTCCTGGTCGACGGGCAGCCCCTGACCGAGCCCTACCTCTACTACCAGTCGGGGCTCGGCGACCGGCAGGCCGCGTTCGACCCGGTGCAGGTGCCGCAGGGCCAGCTCTGGGTGATGGGCGACAACCGCAACAACTCCGCGGACGCCCGCTTCCACGGCCCGGTGCCGCTCTCCGACGTGATCGGCAAGGTGCGCGTGGTCGTCCTGCCGATCACCCGCTGGCGCACCGTGCCCGCGATCGACCCGCAGCAGCCCACGGCCACCGCCCTCGCCCCGACGACGGGTGAGGGCGGCGTTCCCGGGGGCACGCCGGAGGTCGCCGGCGCGCTGCTCGCCGTGCCCGTGGTGTGGAGCGGGCGCCGACTGCGCCGCGCACTCACCGGGGCGACGACGGGCGCCCCGCCCGACCCCACCCGACGTCGGGAAGGGCCGACCCTCGAGTGA
- the rplS gene encoding 50S ribosomal protein L19 — protein MNALDELDARSLRSDIPDFRPGDTVKVHVKVIEGSRSRVQVFQGVVIRRHGGGLRETFTVRKVSFGVGVERTFPVHTPNIDHIEVVTRGDVRRAKLYYLRELRGKAAKIREKRETTSAS, from the coding sequence ATGAACGCCCTGGACGAGCTCGACGCGCGCTCGCTGCGCTCCGACATCCCGGACTTCCGCCCGGGTGACACCGTCAAGGTGCACGTCAAGGTCATCGAGGGTTCACGCTCTCGTGTACAGGTCTTCCAGGGTGTCGTGATCCGTCGCCACGGTGGCGGCCTCCGCGAGACGTTCACCGTCCGTAAGGTCAGCTTCGGCGTCGGGGTGGAGCGCACCTTCCCGGTGCACACGCCCAACATCGACCACATCGAGGTCGTGACCCGCGGTGACGTCCGGCGCGCGAAGCTCTACTACCTCCGGGAGCTGCGCGGCAAGGCCGCGAAGATCCGCGAGAAGCGCGAGACGACCTCCGCGTCCTGA
- the trmD gene encoding tRNA (guanosine(37)-N1)-methyltransferase TrmD codes for MRIDVVTIFPDYLAPLDDAIVGRARRAGLIDLHVHDLRRWATGVHQAVDDSPYGGGPGMVMTPTVWGEALDAVRAAVPDDPGVLLVPTPAGAPLTQRRVAGWAEASRLTIACGRYEGIDGRVPVDAARRGPVEEFSLGDYVLAGGEVAALVVVEAVSRLVPGVLGNPASAELDSFSDGLLEAPAYTRPESWRELDVPPVLRSGDHGAVARWRRDRSLERTAAVRPDLLDRLVERLGATAFDRRDREVLAGAGYEVPGGSP; via the coding sequence GTGCGCATCGACGTCGTCACGATCTTCCCCGACTACCTCGCGCCACTCGACGACGCCATCGTCGGACGCGCCCGCCGTGCCGGGCTGATCGACCTGCACGTCCACGACCTGCGTCGATGGGCCACCGGCGTGCACCAGGCGGTGGACGATTCCCCGTACGGCGGCGGCCCCGGGATGGTCATGACGCCGACGGTGTGGGGGGAGGCCCTGGACGCGGTGCGGGCGGCCGTGCCCGACGACCCGGGTGTGCTGCTGGTGCCGACCCCGGCGGGGGCGCCGCTCACACAGCGGCGGGTCGCGGGCTGGGCGGAGGCGTCCCGGCTGACGATCGCGTGCGGCCGGTACGAGGGGATCGACGGGCGGGTGCCGGTCGACGCGGCACGGCGTGGACCGGTCGAGGAGTTCTCCCTCGGGGACTACGTGCTGGCCGGCGGGGAGGTGGCGGCCCTCGTGGTGGTCGAGGCGGTGTCCCGGCTCGTGCCCGGCGTGCTCGGGAACCCGGCCTCCGCCGAGCTCGACTCGTTCTCCGACGGGCTGCTCGAGGCCCCCGCGTACACGCGCCCGGAGTCCTGGCGGGAGCTCGACGTGCCGCCGGTGCTGCGGTCGGGGGACCACGGCGCGGTCGCACGGTGGCGTCGTGACCGCTCGTTGGAACGGACGGCGGCGGTGCGGCCCGACCTGCTCGACCGGCTCGTCGAGCGGCTCGGGGCGACGGCGTTCGACCGGCGGGACCGGGAGGTGCTGGCGGGCGCGGGGTACGAGGTCCCGGGCGGGAGCCCGTGA
- a CDS encoding MgtC/SapB family protein produces the protein MFWTTGLAGQVGVLLPLAIALVLSTAVGIERELAAKSAGLRTHALVGVGSAAFMLVSKYGFDDLLRIDDVSLDPSRVAAQIVSGIGFIGGGLIFVRRDAVRGLTTAATVWLVAAVGMACGAGLPLLALAGVVAHYLVTRGFRPLARALSRSSNAPRAVHVSYADGRGVLRRVLSTATERGFAVAGVTVDRDGTEDGTAAVTLSLLGRIPLHPLTSELAEIPGVRSVRVGEDDEEPAD, from the coding sequence GTGTTCTGGACGACGGGTCTGGCCGGTCAGGTGGGGGTCCTGCTGCCCCTGGCCATCGCGCTCGTGCTCTCGACCGCGGTCGGCATCGAGCGGGAGCTCGCGGCGAAGTCGGCCGGCCTCCGCACCCACGCCCTGGTCGGCGTCGGTTCCGCGGCGTTCATGCTCGTGTCGAAGTACGGCTTCGACGACCTGCTGCGGATCGACGACGTGTCGCTCGACCCGTCGCGCGTCGCGGCCCAGATCGTCTCCGGCATCGGGTTTATCGGCGGCGGACTGATCTTCGTCCGCCGGGACGCCGTGCGCGGCCTGACGACGGCGGCCACCGTCTGGCTCGTCGCCGCGGTGGGGATGGCCTGCGGGGCGGGACTCCCCCTGCTCGCGCTCGCGGGCGTCGTCGCGCACTACCTCGTGACCCGTGGCTTCCGGCCGCTCGCCCGGGCCCTGTCGCGGTCGTCGAACGCCCCGCGCGCGGTGCACGTGTCCTACGCGGACGGGCGCGGCGTGCTGCGCCGCGTGCTCAGCACCGCCACGGAGCGCGGCTTCGCGGTCGCGGGCGTGACGGTGGACCGGGACGGCACCGAGGACGGCACGGCCGCGGTCACGCTCTCGCTGCTCGGCCGCATCCCCCTGCACCCGCTCACCAGTGAGCTCGCGGAGATCCCCGGCGTCCGGAGCGTGCGGGTGGGCGAGGACGACGAGGAGCCGGCCGACTGA
- the rimM gene encoding ribosome maturation factor RimM (Essential for efficient processing of 16S rRNA) — protein MAPRNDPSDLRVVGRVVKVHGLRGELVVEPSTDDVETRFAPGARLRLPDGGFLTIVGARWHSGRLLVSAEEVADRDAAERLRRAVLSAPPLEAAPDDPDEFHDHQLEGLRVELADGTVIGTVTAVDHGAGGETLVVDREGTELLVPFVLAIVPTVDVAGGRVVLDPPEGLLDPE, from the coding sequence GTGGCCCCCCGGAACGACCCGTCCGACCTGCGTGTGGTCGGGCGGGTCGTCAAGGTGCACGGCCTGCGCGGTGAACTCGTGGTCGAGCCCTCGACCGACGACGTCGAGACGCGGTTCGCGCCCGGGGCGCGGCTCCGCCTTCCCGACGGCGGGTTCCTGACGATCGTCGGGGCGCGCTGGCACTCCGGCCGCCTCCTGGTGTCCGCGGAGGAGGTCGCCGACCGCGACGCCGCCGAGCGGCTCCGTCGCGCCGTCCTGTCCGCGCCGCCCCTCGAGGCCGCGCCGGACGACCCCGACGAGTTCCACGACCACCAGCTCGAGGGGCTCCGCGTGGAGCTCGCCGACGGCACCGTGATCGGGACGGTCACCGCCGTCGATCACGGCGCCGGTGGGGAGACGCTCGTGGTCGACCGGGAGGGCACGGAGCTCCTGGTCCCCTTCGTCCTCGCCATCGTGCCGACCGTGGACGTGGCCGGCGGCCGTGTGGTGCTCGACCCGCCCGAGGGTCTGCTGGACCCGGAGTAG
- a CDS encoding RNA-binding protein: protein MSDLAEALEHLVRGIVTHPDEVAVDLVTNRRGRTLEVRVHPDDLGKVIGRGGRTATALRTVISGVGGRGVRVDVVDTDR from the coding sequence GTGAGTGATCTCGCCGAGGCCCTCGAGCACCTGGTGCGGGGCATCGTCACGCACCCCGACGAGGTCGCGGTCGACCTCGTCACCAACCGCCGTGGCCGCACCCTCGAGGTGCGGGTCCACCCCGACGACCTGGGCAAGGTCATCGGGCGCGGCGGACGCACGGCCACCGCACTGCGCACCGTGATCAGCGGGGTCGGCGGTCGCGGGGTGCGGGTCGACGTCGTCGACACCGACCGCTGA